The following are encoded together in the Macadamia integrifolia cultivar HAES 741 chromosome 10, SCU_Mint_v3, whole genome shotgun sequence genome:
- the LOC122092199 gene encoding uncharacterized protein LOC122092199 has product MPTHELGNNWFGRETVLKCIGYEARIDYTASSHSKLSYHCQQFGHFARSLRLQNVFCIAETCELLKGSKLQSMVLRGIKSEEHVNGACKLLRQNKETLSFLEFFHCKFSSTALGAICDSLYRKGIETHGIRYFSIKGSSILENSPVSIPSGFSSFLSSGRSLHLVNFSENRLGPNFARMVFDTLLDASSDLSVLDLSDNNIAGWLSKTNWRFSTCSSSSFGIGKSLQSLRVLNLRGNNLGTDDADCLKYALVCMPNLESLDISDNPLEDRGIRSLIHYFVEASERETPLVDLKMENCDLSSNGVAEVLRSPATLRNSFHSLSVANNSLGSLVAPALVKFMDTSYVRMLNIEDIGLGPSGFLELQENIPEEVKLVHLNISKNRGGIETSNFISKLILRAPELIAVNAGYNFMPIESLAVMYSALKASKGKLERLDLTGNTRCHERACISLLEEFQVHGRPIVIFPSLHDSVAPYDDDP; this is encoded by the exons ATGCCTACCCATGAACTTGGCAACAATTGGTTTGGAAGAG AAACTGTTCTGAAGTGTATTGGTTATGAGGCTCGTATTGATTATACAGCTTCTTCCCATTCAAAACTATCTTACCATTGCCAACAATTTGGGCATTTTGCCAG AAGCCTGAGACTTCAAAATGTGTTTTGCATCGCAGAAACATGT GAGTTATTAAAGGGAAGCAAGCTGCAAAGCATGGTTTTGCGGGGAATTAAATCTGAAGAACAC GTGAATGGAGCATGCAAGCTTTTGAGACAGAACAAAGAGACATTGTCATTCCTTGAATTTTTCCATTGCAAGTTCTCTTCAACTGCTTTGGGTGCAATTTGTGATTCACTTTACAGAAAGGGAATTGAGACACATGGTATTCGGTATTTCTCAATTAAAGGATCAAGCATTCTTGAAAACAGCCCAGTTTCCATACCTTCTGGGTTTTCGTCTTTTCTCTCATCAGGGAG GTCTTTACATTTGGTCAACTTTTCTGAGAATCGCCTGGGTCCAAATTTTGCGAGAATGGTTTTTGATACCCTTCTTGATGCTTCATCAGATCTGTCTGTCCTTGACCTTTCAGACAATAAT ATTGCAGGCTGGCTATCCAAAACTAACTGGAGATTCTCAACTTGCTCCTCATCATCCTTTGGAATAGGGAAATCCTTGCAGTCGTTACGTGTTCTGAATCTTAG GGGAAACAATTTGGGTACGGATGATGCAGATTGCCTAAAATATGCACTGGTCTGTATGCCTAACTTAGAAAGTTTGGATATAAGTGACAATCCTCTTGAGGATCGTGGGATTAG GAGTCTTATCCACTATTTTGTCGAGGCTTCTGAAAGAGAGACTCCCTTAGTTGATTTGAAGATGGAGAATTGCGACCTCTCCAGCAATGGAGTGGCTGAAGTTCTAAGAAGTCCTGCAACCTTGAGGAATTCATTTCACTCCCTTTCTGTTGCAAACAACAGCCTTGGCAG TCTAGTGGCACCAGCACTGGTAAAATTTATGGACACATCCTATGTAAGAATGCTCAATATTGAAGATATTGGTCTGGGTCCTTCTGGCTTCCTAGAACTACAAGAAAATATTCCAGAGGAAGTAAAACTTGTTCACCTCAACATAAG CAAGAATCGTGGTGGAATCGAAACTTCCAATTTCATCTCAAAACTCATCTTACGGGCTCCAGAACTCATTGCAGTCAATGCAGGGTATAATTTTATGCCCATTGAATCATTAGCAGTTATGTACTCTGCCTTGAAAGCTTCAAAAG GTAAACTAGAGCGACTGGACTTGACAGGAAATACTCGGTGCCATGAGCGAGCTTGCATTTCACTGCTTGAAGAGTTCCAAGTTCATGGAAGGCCCATTGTGATTTTTCCATCATTGCATGATTCAGTGGCACCTTATGATGATGATCCATGA
- the LOC122092484 gene encoding flavin mononucleotide hydrolase 1, chloroplatic-like gives MALFLRPTVFSLRPTPTSKSVKVAYSMKPSFTSSSSDKSKLPILLFDVMGTIVHDPFYEDVPAFFRMTLKELIECKHPTAWIQFEEGRINEMELAGKFFKDGRSFDMEGRRAILYLRYL, from the exons ATGGCTCTGTTTCTCAGACCAACAGTATTCTCTTTACGTCCAACACCCACTTCGAAATCCGTGAAAGTGGCTTACAGTATGAAACCTTCGTTCACCTCTTCCTCATCAGATAAGAGTAAATTGCCGATATTGCTCTTCGATGTAATGGGTACCATAGTCCATGATCCTTTCTACGAAGATGTACCCGCTTTCTTCCG AATGACTTTGAAAGAACTAATAGAGTGCAAGCACCCGACTGCATGGATTCAGTTTGAAGAGGGGCGGATTAATGAG ATGGAGCTAGCTGGAAAATTCTTCAAAGATGGAAGGTCATTTGACATGGAGGGTAGGAGGGCCATACTTTACTTGAGATATCTTTAG